In one Ralstonia pickettii genomic region, the following are encoded:
- a CDS encoding excinuclease ABC subunit UvrA: MDAIRNKGRLTPAQSDAPAFTGFVCVRGAREHNLKNIDVQIPRDALVVFTGVSGSGKSSLAFGTLYAEAQRRYFESVAPYARRLIEQVGVPEVDAIEGLPPAVALQQQRGTPSARSSVGSVTTLSSLVRMLYSRTGDYPPKQPMLFAEDFSPNTVQGACPTCHGLGRVYEVTEKSMVPDDSLTIRERAIAAWPPAWHGQNLRDILVTLGYDVDKPWRDLPKKVRDWILFTDEQPTVPVYAGLTPKETRAALKRKDEPSYQGTFSGARRYVLHTFANTQSALMKKRVSQFMVGSVCPTCHGKRLKKEALSVKFAGLDIGDFAQLPLARLAEMLEPIARGKWPEPDAAHSVKDAAKGSVLSRSAMRDAVEKRVAAGGSAHKASPDVRRTPNLSEEKRVAAQRIAAELLERLTTLVDLGLGYLALERSTPTLSSGETQRLRLATQLSSQLFGVVYVLDEPSAGLHPADSEALFSALQGLKAAGNSLFVVEHDLQMMRRADWLVDVGPAAGEAGGYVVYSGPPAGLAKVEASQTRRHLFAPPAPVERMPRKPTGWLRLAGITRNNLLGLDAAFPLGCLTAVTGVSGSGKSSLVSQALPELVASHLGRAFENPDNDEQDPLFAATAVPTGGRITEGMDTVRRLVRVDQKPIGRTPRSNLATYTGLFDHVRKLFADTPLARKRRYSAGRFSFNVAQGRCPTCEGEGFVSVELLFLPSVYAPCSTCHGTRYNAQTLEVTWRDKNIAEVLRLTVDAACDFFADEASVMRALNVLRDIGLGYLRLGQPATELSGGEAQRIKLATELQRAQRSDTLYILDEPTTGLHPADVDRLMVQLQGLVDAGNTVVVVEHDMRVAAQSDWVIDVGPGAGDAGGKIVASGTPVEIVRAKESRTVEYLRRYLNNH, from the coding sequence ATGGACGCCATCCGCAACAAGGGTCGCTTGACGCCGGCGCAATCCGACGCACCCGCTTTCACCGGCTTCGTGTGCGTGCGCGGCGCTCGCGAACACAATCTGAAAAACATCGACGTGCAGATTCCGCGTGATGCGCTAGTCGTCTTCACCGGCGTGTCGGGATCGGGAAAATCGTCGCTGGCATTTGGCACGTTGTACGCCGAAGCGCAGCGGCGCTATTTCGAATCGGTCGCGCCGTATGCCCGGCGCCTGATCGAACAGGTCGGCGTGCCCGAAGTGGACGCGATCGAAGGCCTGCCGCCCGCGGTCGCGTTGCAGCAACAGCGAGGCACGCCGAGCGCGCGCTCGTCGGTTGGCAGCGTGACCACGCTGTCGAGTCTCGTGCGCATGCTCTATTCGCGCACTGGCGACTATCCGCCAAAGCAACCCATGCTGTTCGCCGAGGATTTCTCGCCAAACACGGTGCAAGGCGCCTGTCCGACTTGCCATGGACTCGGCCGCGTGTACGAGGTTACGGAAAAATCCATGGTGCCGGACGACTCGCTGACCATTCGCGAGCGCGCAATCGCTGCATGGCCGCCGGCCTGGCACGGACAAAATCTGCGCGACATTCTGGTGACGCTCGGCTACGACGTCGATAAACCGTGGCGCGATTTGCCGAAGAAAGTCCGCGACTGGATTCTCTTCACCGACGAACAGCCGACCGTGCCCGTCTACGCCGGCCTCACGCCGAAAGAAACCCGCGCCGCGCTAAAGCGCAAGGACGAACCGAGCTATCAAGGGACATTCTCCGGTGCGCGCCGCTATGTGCTGCACACGTTCGCGAACACGCAAAGCGCGCTGATGAAAAAACGCGTGTCGCAATTCATGGTCGGCAGCGTCTGTCCGACCTGCCATGGCAAGCGGCTCAAGAAGGAAGCGCTGTCGGTGAAGTTCGCCGGGCTCGATATCGGCGATTTTGCTCAGTTGCCGCTCGCCAGACTTGCCGAGATGCTCGAACCGATCGCGCGCGGAAAATGGCCCGAGCCGGATGCCGCTCATTCGGTCAAAGACGCCGCCAAAGGCAGCGTGCTCAGCAGGAGCGCCATGCGCGATGCCGTCGAAAAGCGGGTCGCCGCAGGCGGTTCCGCGCACAAAGCCTCGCCCGACGTGAGGCGCACGCCCAACCTGTCCGAGGAGAAGCGCGTCGCTGCCCAGCGTATCGCAGCCGAACTTCTAGAGCGCCTGACGACGCTGGTCGATCTGGGCCTGGGCTATCTCGCGTTGGAGCGCAGCACGCCCACGCTGTCATCCGGCGAAACGCAGCGCCTGCGACTCGCCACGCAGTTATCGTCGCAGTTGTTCGGCGTCGTGTACGTGCTCGATGAGCCATCAGCCGGTCTGCATCCCGCCGATAGCGAAGCACTCTTCAGCGCGCTGCAGGGATTGAAGGCGGCGGGCAATTCGCTGTTTGTCGTCGAACACGATCTGCAGATGATGCGGCGCGCCGACTGGCTGGTCGACGTCGGCCCCGCAGCGGGTGAGGCCGGCGGCTATGTGGTCTATAGCGGGCCGCCCGCCGGACTCGCGAAGGTGGAGGCGTCGCAAACGCGCCGGCATCTGTTCGCGCCGCCGGCGCCAGTCGAACGTATGCCGCGTAAACCTACCGGCTGGCTGCGGCTCGCCGGCATCACGCGCAACAATCTGCTCGGGCTCGATGCCGCGTTTCCGCTCGGCTGTCTGACTGCCGTCACAGGCGTGTCGGGCTCGGGCAAATCGAGCCTCGTGAGCCAGGCACTGCCCGAGCTGGTCGCTAGCCACCTTGGACGCGCCTTCGAAAACCCGGACAACGACGAGCAGGACCCGTTGTTCGCCGCCACCGCCGTGCCGACCGGAGGCCGCATCACCGAAGGGATGGACACCGTGCGGCGACTCGTGCGCGTCGATCAGAAACCGATCGGCCGCACGCCGCGTTCCAACCTTGCCACTTACACGGGCCTGTTCGACCATGTGCGCAAGCTGTTCGCCGACACGCCGCTCGCCCGCAAGCGCCGCTACAGCGCGGGCCGCTTTTCGTTCAACGTGGCGCAAGGCCGTTGCCCGACTTGTGAAGGCGAAGGCTTTGTCAGCGTCGAACTGCTATTTCTACCGAGCGTCTACGCGCCCTGCTCGACATGTCACGGCACGCGCTACAACGCGCAGACGCTGGAAGTCACGTGGCGCGATAAAAACATCGCCGAGGTGCTCCGCCTGACCGTCGACGCCGCCTGCGACTTCTTCGCCGACGAAGCCAGCGTGATGCGCGCGTTGAACGTGCTGCGCGACATCGGCCTGGGCTATCTGCGGCTCGGCCAGCCGGCCACCGAACTGTCCGGCGGCGAAGCCCAGCGCATCAAACTCGCCACCGAACTGCAACGCGCGCAGCGCTCCGACACGCTGTATATCCTCGACGAGCCGACCACCGGCCTGCATCCCGCCGACGTGGACCGGCTCATGGTGCAACTCCAGGGACTCGTGGATGCCGGCAATACCGTCGTGGTGGTCGAACACGACATGCGGGTGGCCGCGCAGAGCGACTGGGTTATCGACGTCGGCCCGGGCGCCGGCGACGCCGGCGGCAAGATCGTGGCGAGCGGCACACCAGTGGAGATCGTGCGCGCGAAGGAAAGCCGCACCGTCGAGTATCTGCGGCGGTACCTCAACAACCACTGA
- a CDS encoding GGDEF domain-containing protein, which yields MLVNRLEKRAATDPLTGLSNRKSLEKAVARVLSAQDGEAYRTALLLIDLDGFKQVNDAYGHGVGDLLLQRFAHALQARMRRGDTLSRLGGDEFVILARDLYSKTDAQAIADEVQSVLNAIQTVDGHPVSVSASIGVYLFSADTRDAPLDIPAIMRRADSAMFRAKTSGKNRTVFID from the coding sequence GTGCTGGTCAACAGGCTCGAGAAGCGAGCCGCTACCGACCCTTTGACGGGTCTGAGCAATCGCAAGAGCCTTGAGAAGGCCGTCGCACGCGTCCTTTCTGCTCAAGACGGGGAAGCGTACCGAACGGCTCTGTTGCTCATTGATTTGGACGGGTTCAAACAAGTCAACGATGCATATGGGCACGGAGTAGGAGACTTGCTGCTGCAACGCTTTGCCCATGCCTTGCAAGCTCGGATGCGCCGGGGCGATACGCTCTCCCGCTTGGGAGGCGACGAGTTCGTGATTCTGGCGCGCGACCTTTATAGCAAGACAGACGCGCAAGCCATTGCAGATGAAGTCCAATCGGTACTGAATGCGATTCAAACCGTTGATGGGCATCCGGTTTCTGTGTCGGCCAGCATCGGCGTCTACCTGTTTTCAGCCGACACGCGAGACGCCCCACTCGACATCCCCGCCATCATGCGTCGCGCAGATAGTGCGATGTTTCGCGCGAAGACCTCTGGCAAGAACCGGACTGTGTTCATCGACTAG
- a CDS encoding alkaline phosphatase family protein, whose amino-acid sequence MTQKISTVRFQTRRRLLGAAAATLASAGLSACGGGGDGSLVGDSGGASSTGSAPVPAQLVPPVLPAPAQSGIDHVVLVVMENRSFDHYLGWLPGANGKQAGLQFIDAFGNPQNSFRLATDPKYGFQGCGFADPDHSYEGARTQLNGGKMDGWLLTADTNKTPGDLFPIGYYQAEDLSFFGSAARDWTVCDSYHCGVLAETYPNRFYLMCGETDRLHNSNATCSLPTIFDRFAEKGVSANYYFSDVPFTALFGAKYLKNSKPFTTFLTDAAAGTLPAFSYVDPRFTGENPQGVSADDHPNSDIRNGQVFLNQIYDAVRNGPGWQKTLLIITYDEWGGFFDHVPPFKRPVSAAETQLGNDGYLGFRVPMVLIGPRVKRRHVSHWPLDPSSIHQLLTWRFGLNALGARGGLPDTNSIAYALDFVAQPNLSAPAYSVPQGPFGGVCSGSITGSVPGISGVPGISSLRTIATSLGFPLP is encoded by the coding sequence GTGACTCAGAAGATTTCAACGGTGCGTTTCCAGACGCGCCGCCGATTGCTTGGTGCGGCGGCGGCAACGCTCGCCAGTGCCGGCTTGTCTGCATGTGGCGGGGGCGGCGACGGCAGCCTCGTGGGGGATTCAGGTGGCGCCTCGTCGACGGGCAGCGCGCCCGTGCCAGCACAGTTGGTTCCACCGGTCCTGCCCGCTCCTGCGCAGTCGGGTATCGACCACGTCGTGCTGGTGGTGATGGAAAACCGATCGTTCGACCACTATCTGGGCTGGCTGCCCGGCGCTAACGGAAAGCAGGCTGGACTCCAGTTCATCGATGCCTTTGGCAATCCGCAGAATTCGTTCCGCCTTGCGACTGATCCCAAGTATGGTTTCCAGGGCTGCGGCTTTGCCGATCCGGATCACAGCTACGAGGGAGCGCGCACCCAGCTCAATGGCGGGAAGATGGACGGATGGTTGCTCACGGCCGACACAAACAAGACGCCTGGCGATCTGTTTCCCATCGGCTACTACCAGGCCGAGGATTTGTCTTTCTTCGGATCCGCCGCCCGCGATTGGACAGTATGCGACAGCTACCACTGCGGCGTTTTGGCGGAGACATATCCGAACCGGTTTTACTTGATGTGTGGCGAGACCGACCGGCTGCACAACTCCAATGCAACCTGTTCGCTCCCGACGATCTTCGATCGCTTTGCCGAGAAGGGCGTGTCGGCCAACTATTACTTCAGCGACGTGCCGTTCACGGCGCTGTTTGGCGCCAAGTATCTCAAGAACTCCAAACCGTTCACGACGTTTTTGACGGACGCCGCAGCCGGCACCCTACCTGCGTTCTCATACGTCGATCCGCGCTTTACCGGGGAGAACCCGCAAGGCGTATCGGCCGACGATCACCCGAACTCGGATATCCGCAACGGACAGGTCTTTCTCAATCAAATCTATGATGCCGTGCGTAATGGTCCAGGTTGGCAAAAAACGCTGCTGATCATCACCTACGACGAGTGGGGCGGCTTCTTCGACCACGTACCGCCGTTCAAGCGCCCGGTGTCTGCCGCAGAGACACAGTTGGGCAACGACGGCTACCTCGGCTTCCGTGTGCCGATGGTGCTGATCGGGCCCCGGGTCAAGCGTCGGCACGTCAGTCATTGGCCGCTCGACCCGAGTTCAATTCATCAGTTGCTGACCTGGCGCTTCGGGCTGAATGCCCTTGGCGCGCGTGGCGGGCTGCCGGACACCAATTCGATCGCCTACGCGCTCGACTTCGTCGCTCAGCCAAACCTGTCGGCGCCGGCTTACTCTGTCCCGCAAGGTCCGTTCGGGGGCGTGTGCTCCGGCTCCATCACCGGCAGCGTCCCCGGCATCAGCGGCGTTCCTGGCATCAGTTCCCTTCGCACGATCGCCACCTCGTTGGGCTTTCCTCTTCCTTGA
- a CDS encoding alkaline phosphatase family protein, whose protein sequence is MAIMRLSQLNWLTSGILATFLACLLTGCGGASDAANSTGGPSAAVSPAPVSPPAQAPVTPTASRIGHVFVIVLENKGYTQTFGSGSQAPYLANTLTSQGALLTQYYGTGHNSNDNYLTMISGQAPNAQTQADCQYYTDWLGTMSPDANGQVTGTGCVYPAAIGTIASQLDAKGLAWRGYMEDMGNDLTRDGRSTCSHPALNGKDGTQSAIATDGYATRHNPFMYFHSVIDNQSYCDSHVVRLDSLATDLNSVATTPAFSFIVPNLCNDGHDEPTCADGKSAGGLPAVNRFLQAWVPQIINSPAFQSDGLLIITFDEADTNDTSACCGEPTGPNSVAPGLTGPGGGRVGAVVLSPFVKPGTVSNTPYNHYALLKSIEDVFGLSHLGYAGMNGLQGFGSDVYSAAR, encoded by the coding sequence ATGGCCATCATGCGACTTTCCCAATTGAACTGGCTGACCAGCGGCATCCTCGCAACCTTCCTCGCCTGCCTGCTGACGGGCTGCGGCGGCGCGAGCGATGCAGCCAACTCGACAGGTGGGCCTTCGGCAGCAGTGTCGCCGGCTCCGGTCTCGCCACCCGCGCAGGCCCCGGTGACGCCAACCGCAAGCCGGATCGGCCATGTGTTCGTCATCGTGCTGGAGAACAAGGGCTATACCCAGACTTTCGGTTCTGGCAGCCAAGCGCCTTACCTCGCAAACACGCTGACGAGCCAAGGCGCGTTGCTGACTCAGTACTACGGTACCGGCCACAACAGCAACGATAACTACCTGACCATGATCAGCGGTCAGGCACCCAATGCGCAGACCCAGGCTGACTGCCAGTACTACACCGACTGGTTGGGCACCATGAGCCCCGATGCCAACGGGCAGGTGACTGGAACCGGCTGTGTCTACCCTGCCGCCATCGGCACGATCGCCAGCCAACTGGATGCCAAAGGGTTGGCTTGGCGCGGCTATATGGAAGACATGGGCAACGATCTGACGCGCGACGGCAGATCGACCTGCTCCCACCCCGCCCTCAATGGCAAGGACGGCACGCAGTCCGCCATCGCGACGGACGGATACGCGACGCGCCACAACCCGTTCATGTATTTCCACTCAGTGATCGACAACCAGTCGTATTGCGACAGTCATGTGGTGCGGCTCGATTCGCTGGCCACCGATCTGAACAGCGTTGCAACCACGCCCGCGTTCTCCTTCATCGTGCCAAACCTGTGCAACGATGGTCACGACGAGCCCACCTGCGCGGACGGCAAGAGCGCAGGCGGACTGCCGGCGGTCAACCGGTTCCTGCAGGCCTGGGTGCCGCAGATCATCAACTCACCGGCGTTCCAGTCCGATGGCCTGCTGATCATCACGTTCGACGAAGCGGATACGAATGACACCTCGGCCTGCTGCGGTGAGCCGACCGGGCCAAACTCGGTCGCGCCGGGCCTGACCGGCCCTGGCGGTGGCCGCGTCGGCGCGGTGGTGCTCTCCCCCTTCGTCAAGCCGGGCACGGTCAGCAATACGCCCTACAACCACTATGCCCTGCTCAAGAGCATCGAGGACGTTTTCGGGTTATCGCATCTTGGCTATGCCGGCATGAACGGCCTGCAGGGCTTTGGCAGCGACGTGTACAGCGCCGCGCGCTGA
- a CDS encoding CHAD domain-containing protein: MVNSAASSPLHAEAPALSMLSRLATPEIAIVEHWAPEYLRSNDPEIGHRLRVAIRRLRALLWAYRDLLPKALADDWRCRLADVAAQIGPPRNWDIIVNVLLRAAVPPSQPSALILLEALEDIRQRARAESRVAFEGIGPERLMADFSEAIGKATQAQPETSETLGKFAHASIAAASRRVNRALRRASNGGLQELHQTRIQIKRLRYLLEFFSPVLGKKDIKRIRRLEQLQDALGELNDVVVGATYISQVPVRPEYATAHELFVQWLRKEKKARRRAAIAALGCLPCER; encoded by the coding sequence ATGGTCAACTCCGCCGCATCATCTCCTTTGCACGCCGAGGCACCGGCCCTGTCGATGCTCTCTCGGCTGGCCACGCCTGAGATCGCAATCGTCGAGCACTGGGCACCAGAGTATCTACGGAGCAACGACCCCGAGATCGGTCATCGGCTCAGAGTCGCCATTCGTAGACTGCGGGCGCTTTTGTGGGCCTATCGGGACCTGCTTCCGAAGGCGCTGGCCGATGACTGGCGATGCAGGCTAGCGGATGTTGCGGCTCAAATTGGGCCGCCGAGGAACTGGGACATCATCGTCAACGTGCTGTTGCGCGCTGCCGTTCCGCCGAGCCAGCCTTCTGCCTTGATCTTGCTGGAGGCGTTGGAAGACATCAGGCAGCGCGCGCGCGCCGAGAGCCGCGTTGCATTCGAGGGCATCGGGCCTGAGAGGCTGATGGCTGACTTTAGCGAAGCGATCGGCAAGGCAACGCAGGCGCAGCCAGAGACCAGCGAGACGCTCGGAAAGTTTGCGCATGCCAGTATTGCAGCGGCGTCCAGGCGGGTGAATCGAGCGCTTCGTCGCGCGTCGAATGGTGGCTTGCAGGAATTGCATCAGACGCGTATCCAAATCAAGCGACTGCGTTACCTGCTTGAGTTCTTCTCGCCCGTGTTGGGAAAGAAGGACATCAAACGAATTCGCCGACTGGAACAGCTTCAAGACGCTTTAGGAGAGCTGAACGACGTGGTTGTCGGGGCAACCTACATCTCCCAAGTCCCCGTCAGACCGGAGTATGCGACAGCCCACGAACTGTTTGTGCAATGGCTTAGAAAGGAGAAGAAGGCCCGACGTCGTGCTGCTATTGCCGCATTAGGGTGTCTTCCTTGCGAGCGCTGA
- the tnpC gene encoding IS66 family transposase, which yields MNLPTNLDALSPDELRTLAAQLMAQVGEKDRELRYRQAKIDQLTHELAIHKRWKFGKRSEQLTSEQASLLDEAIDADLEAIETELEALLPSSKSEAKSKPKRQALPPQLPRTDIHHEPDAETCTCGCALKRIGEDISEKLDYTPGTFTVERHIRGKWVCDQCETLVQTPVPPHVIDKGIPTAGLLAHTLVSKFGDHLPLYRQERIYARAGLAIPQSTLGAWVGICGVRLQPLVDALQEEVLSHGVLHADETPVQMLAPGNGKTHRAYLWAYAPSEFEKMRAVIYQFAPSRSGEHARAFLGQWQGKLVCDDFAGYKASFDGGVTEIGCMAHSRRKFFELHDKHKSELAGQALRYMVSLYEIEAQVRDAEPDQRLAARQQRAGPILERLHAWLEEQRRRVPDGSAIARAIDYSLKRWPALVRYLDDPTVPIDNNHVERQIRPVALGRSNWLFAGSLRAGQRAAAVMSLIQSAKLNGHDPYAYLKDVLTRLPTHKAADIAELLPHRWTPSAT from the coding sequence ATGAACCTACCCACCAACCTCGATGCCCTGAGCCCGGACGAACTGCGCACACTGGCTGCGCAGTTGATGGCCCAGGTCGGCGAGAAGGACCGGGAGTTGCGGTACCGGCAAGCCAAGATCGACCAGCTCACACACGAGCTGGCCATCCACAAGCGCTGGAAGTTCGGCAAGCGCAGCGAGCAACTGACATCTGAACAGGCGAGTCTGCTGGACGAAGCCATTGACGCAGACCTCGAGGCGATTGAGACCGAACTGGAAGCGCTCCTGCCGTCGTCCAAATCTGAAGCCAAGAGCAAGCCCAAGCGCCAGGCATTGCCGCCGCAGTTGCCGCGCACCGACATCCACCACGAGCCGGACGCAGAGACCTGCACCTGTGGGTGTGCGCTCAAGCGCATTGGCGAAGACATCAGCGAGAAGCTGGACTACACGCCGGGCACGTTCACCGTGGAGCGTCACATCCGCGGCAAATGGGTGTGCGATCAGTGTGAGACGCTGGTGCAGACGCCGGTGCCACCCCACGTCATCGACAAAGGCATCCCGACGGCCGGACTGCTGGCACATACGCTGGTGTCCAAGTTCGGCGACCACCTTCCCCTGTATCGGCAGGAGCGCATCTATGCGCGCGCCGGTCTGGCCATCCCGCAATCGACACTGGGCGCGTGGGTGGGCATCTGTGGCGTGCGTCTGCAACCGCTGGTGGACGCCCTGCAAGAAGAGGTTCTGAGCCACGGTGTTCTGCACGCCGACGAAACGCCAGTGCAGATGCTCGCGCCCGGCAATGGCAAGACGCACCGCGCCTACCTGTGGGCCTATGCGCCGAGCGAGTTCGAGAAGATGCGCGCGGTGATTTACCAGTTTGCGCCCAGCCGCAGCGGCGAGCACGCTCGCGCGTTCCTGGGGCAGTGGCAAGGCAAGCTGGTATGTGATGACTTCGCCGGCTACAAGGCCAGCTTCGACGGTGGCGTCACTGAGATCGGTTGCATGGCCCATTCGCGGCGCAAGTTCTTTGAACTGCACGACAAGCACAAGAGCGAATTGGCGGGCCAGGCACTGCGCTACATGGTGAGCTTGTACGAGATCGAGGCGCAAGTGCGGGATGCTGAGCCAGACCAGCGCCTGGCAGCGCGGCAACAAAGGGCTGGCCCGATTCTAGAGCGGCTGCACGCCTGGCTCGAGGAACAGCGACGCCGCGTCCCAGACGGCTCGGCGATCGCGCGGGCCATTGACTACAGCCTCAAGCGGTGGCCGGCTCTCGTGCGTTACCTCGACGACCCGACGGTGCCCATCGACAACAACCACGTCGAGCGACAGATCCGGCCGGTTGCCCTGGGTCGCTCCAATTGGTTGTTTGCAGGCTCACTGCGCGCCGGTCAACGCGCGGCTGCCGTCATGAGCCTGATCCAATCGGCCAAGCTCAACGGGCACGATCCCTACGCCTATCTGAAAGACGTCCTCACGCGACTGCCGACCCACAAGGCGGCCGACATCGCCGAACTGCTCCCGCATCGCTGGACGCCCAGCGCCACCTAG
- the tnpB gene encoding IS66 family insertion sequence element accessory protein TnpB (TnpB, as the term is used for proteins encoded by IS66 family insertion elements, is considered an accessory protein, since TnpC, encoded by a neighboring gene, is a DDE family transposase.), giving the protein MRPVAARVVALIRVDAIWLAVEPLDMRAGTETILARVVKVFGAARPHHAYLFANKSSTRMKVLVYDGFGIWLAARRLNKGRFIWTNGDQAIATALNPEQLRALVTGLPWQTLTHDHAITVV; this is encoded by the coding sequence GTGCGCCCAGTGGCTGCAAGGGTGGTTGCGTTGATTCGGGTGGACGCGATCTGGTTGGCCGTGGAGCCGCTGGACATGCGCGCCGGTACCGAAACGATCCTCGCGCGGGTCGTCAAGGTGTTCGGCGCGGCACGCCCCCACCACGCCTACCTGTTTGCCAATAAGAGTTCGACGCGCATGAAGGTGCTGGTCTACGACGGCTTCGGCATCTGGCTGGCCGCGCGGCGCCTCAACAAGGGGCGCTTCATCTGGACGAACGGCGACCAGGCGATCGCCACGGCGCTCAATCCCGAGCAATTGCGTGCGCTGGTGACGGGGCTGCCTTGGCAGACGCTCACCCACGACCACGCGATCACGGTCGTGTAA
- the tnpA gene encoding IS66-like element accessory protein TnpA, which yields MDTIEESAPIRRRRRHSAEFKAKAVQECMQPGVSIAAIALHHRLNANLLRRWVAEQEAKNGAPEDRELMRVPQGEFIPLRIGEPTTAVPDIQIEVRRGATTISLRWPGSAAAQCAQWLQGWLR from the coding sequence GTGGACACTATCGAAGAGAGCGCGCCAATACGGCGCCGACGTCGGCATAGCGCCGAGTTCAAGGCCAAGGCAGTGCAGGAGTGCATGCAGCCGGGTGTTTCGATCGCGGCGATAGCCCTGCACCATCGCCTCAATGCGAATCTGCTGCGGCGCTGGGTCGCCGAGCAGGAAGCAAAGAATGGCGCGCCTGAGGACCGCGAGTTGATGAGGGTGCCGCAAGGCGAGTTCATCCCGTTGCGGATCGGCGAGCCGACCACTGCCGTGCCGGACATCCAGATCGAAGTCCGCCGTGGCGCGACGACGATCAGTCTTCGCTGGCCGGGATCGGCCGCAGCGCAGTGCGCCCAGTGGCTGCAAGGGTGGTTGCGTTGA